The following proteins come from a genomic window of Trifolium pratense cultivar HEN17-A07 linkage group LG4, ARS_RC_1.1, whole genome shotgun sequence:
- the LOC123924219 gene encoding phospholipase A1-IIgamma-like: MSSIARTWRELSGQNKWKNLLDPLNIDLRRYLLHYGQFAQATYDAFNFEKTSKYAGNCKYSKKDFFSKVYLEKGNPFKYSVTKYLYATSKANGSDAFILRPLFSKDAWRIQSNWIGYVAVATEEGKAALGRRDIVVAWRGTIQDSEWLKDFDFAKDPAPLIFGSDSRVELHKGFYSLYTTENPDLQFSDASSSVRNQVLNEIRRLVEQYKNEEISITITGHSLGAALATINSVDIVANKFNIPKDQPQKAFPVTTFAFAAPRVGNSHFGKIFATYKDLSSLFIKNVTDIVPKSLVIDYAKVGEELEIDTKKSKYLKNDVSSHNLEVYLHGVAGTQGSKGGFNLEVNRDIELINKSNDGLKDEYQIPEHWRVVENKAMVQDSDGTWKLNDDHNEDTIQILRSKI, translated from the exons ATGAGTAGCATAGCAAGAACATGGAGAGAACTTAGTGGCCAAAATAAGTGGAAAAATCTGTTAGATCCCTTAAACATTGACCTTCGTAGGTATTTACTTCATTATGGACAATTTGCTCAAGCTACTTATGATGCTTTCAACTTTGAAAAAACATCTAAGTATGCTGGTAATTGTAAATATTCCaaaaaggattttttttccaaagtttATTTGGAAAAAGGGAATCCTTTCAAGTATTCTGTGACAAAGTATTTGTATGCAACATCCAAAGCAAATGGTAGTGATGCCTTTATCTTAAGGCCATTATTTTCAAAGGATGCTTGGCGTATACAATCAAATTGGATAGGGTATGTTGCTGTTGCCACTGAGGAAG GTAAAGCAGCATTGGGGAGAAGGGACATAGTTGTTGCTTGGAGAGGAACAATTCAAGACTCAGAGTGGCTTAAAGATTTTGATTTTGCAAAGGATCCTGCACCATTAATATTTGGTAGTGACTCTCGTGTAGAATTACACAAGGGTTTTTACTCCCTTTATACCACAGAAAATCCAGATTTACAATTTAGTGATGCTAGTTCTAGTGTCAGAAATCAG GTCCTGAACGAGATTAGAAGACTTGTGGAGCAATATAAGAATGAAGAAATTAGCATAACTATAACTGGTCACAGCTTGGGAGCTGCACTTGCAACTATAAATTCTGTAGACATAGTTGCTAATAAATTCAACATCCCAAAAGATCAACCTCAAAAAGCATTTCCAGTAACAACATTTGCATTCGCTGCACCTCGTGTTGGAAACTCTCACTTCGGAAAGATTTTCGCTACCTACAAAGATTTGAGTTcgttgtttattaaaaatgtaacCGATATTGTTCCAAAAAGTCTCGTAATAGATTACGCGAAAGTGGGAGAAGAATTAGAAATCGACACAAAAAAATCTAAGTATTTGAAAAATGATGTTAGTTCACATAATTTGGAGGTTTATTTACATGGTGTTGCTGGAACACAAGGTAGTAAAGGAGGGTTTAATTTGGAGGTGAATCGTgatattgaattaataaataaaagtaatgaTGGTTTAAAAGATGAATATCAAATTCCTGAGCATTGGAGGGTAGTGGAGAATAAGGCTATGGTTCAAGATTCTGATGGTACTTGGAAGCTAAATGATGATCATAATGAAGACACTATTCAAATCTTGCGTTCTAAAATTTAG
- the LOC123922220 gene encoding protein FAR1-RELATED SEQUENCE 5-like → MDDSNTHKVDTELGSMTEQGNVDAKPPDEPHNVVPLPLPHPPPPPPPTIDFRIQFTTATKFDNRAQMLKWVSDLARSLGFVTVIVKSDNEAIGRKGYVHIGCQRGGKYREYCHRKSEQKMTLKCGCPFKLKSYLLSSGQWSLNVVNDEHKHEMTGDFQGHKYAQRLLPEEKELVRELTENMALPRNIMTTQKKRRPQTATTMKHIYNIRCRMNMAIRGSRTKMQHLMKCMTEGKYLYNHRVIPGTETMSDIFWAHLDSVKIFNTFPTVVMMDSTYKTNKYRLPLFEIVGSTSTGRTYPVGFAFLSQEKEDKFVWALQSIRGMLLCQDDMKVIVTDRDQALINAVNIVFPKCTPLICRYHIQMNIKANFIKKAKLGRKLRIRTVWRHVKIL, encoded by the coding sequence ATGGATGATTCAAATACACACAAAGTAGACACTGAATTAGGGAGTATGACTGAACAAGGTAATGTTGATGCAAAGCCGCCCGACGAACCACACAACGTTgtgcctcttcctcttcctcatcctccacctcctcctcctcctacAATTGATTTTCGCATCCAATTTACAACGGCAACAAAGTTTGATAATCGCGCACAAATGCTTAAATGGGTTAGTGATTTAGCACGTTCGTTAGGTTTCGTTACCGTGATTGTAAAGTCTGATAATGAGGCTATTGGTAGAAAGGGATATGTACATATTGGTTGCCAGAGAGGCGGTAAATATCGGGAGTACTGCCACAGGAAAAGCGAACAAAAGATGACGTTAAAGTGTGGTTGTCCGTTCAAATTGAAGAGTTATCTGTTGAGCAGCGGACAATGGAGTTTAAATGTTGTCAACGATGAACACAAACACGAGATGACTGGAGATTTTCAAGGTCATAAATATGCTCAGAGGCTTCTACCCGAAGAGAAAGAATTGGTCCGCGAACTGACAGAAAATATGGCACTCCCGCGGAATATCATGACGACACAGAAGAAGAGGCGACCACAGACAGCTACAACGATGaaacatatttataatataCGTTGTAGAATGAATATGGCTATTCGGGGTTCAAGAACAAAGATGCAACATCTCATGAAGTGTATGACCGAAGGCAAGTACTTGTATAACCACAGAGTTATTCCCGGAACTGAAACGATGAGCGATATTTTTTGGGCTCATCTGGACTCGGTTAAGATCTTTAATACGTTTCCAACTGTGGTTATGATGGATTCGACTTACAAGACAAACAAGTACCGACTCCCCCTGTTTGAAATTGTTGGTTCAACTTCAACCGGAAGGACTTACCCCGTAGGATTTGCCTTTTTGTCTCAGGAGAAGGAAGATAAGTTTGTATGGGCATTACAAAGCATTCGCGGGATGTTGCTTTGTCAAGACGACATGAAGGTCATTGTCACCGATCGAGACCAAGCTCTTATAAACGCGGTCAACATTGTTTTTCCCAAATGCACTCCTTTAATTTGTCGGTACCACATTCAAATGAACATCAAAGCAAACTTTATAAAAAAGGCAAAATTGGGTAGAAAACTGAGAATACGCACAGTATGGAGACACGTGAAGATACTTTGA